Within Lytechinus variegatus isolate NC3 chromosome 15, Lvar_3.0, whole genome shotgun sequence, the genomic segment CAAGAAATATAACCCCACCATGATACATTGAAATAGCATTACTTACGAATACTAATTAGATTATTGTATCTTGACTATGTCCTACGCAATGAAGTTTTGGGTGTGTGTTCAGGATAGatattaagatttaaaaaaaaatgttaacggATACGAAAAGGAAGTGGCATGCCTGCTATTACTATTCGATGTTTTCAATTGGATAACATGATTACAGCATATCTAAATAAGAAGTTCAAAGGTCAGATAGTCTACAAACCCTAACACTAATATTCCTAATACATTGAAAGAGGTGAAATATATGGCCTACTTGCTGTGGTTTggagcaggggggggggaagaaaaatatatattattcagCACTGTGAAGATGAGAGACATATCAATTTTATATAGGGTTTGTTTCacaaatttattaccaaatggatgtcacttcattttttttttacttgagaGAAATGCGAAGTATTGTTATTTGCTGAGTTCATTTATTAGTTGTATAATAATTTTACGTGAgtataatttattttgaaataattttgactCAATAAAGTCTTTGGAgggttaaaatgaaatatttagacTGGTCAAATATTGTTGATTTTCTTCCAATCAGCTTCTTCACACTTTCATGTATTGAAAGGACTTTGTTCTTTAACTTCTTAGAGATATTTTTACAGTTGAATTTACACCAACACTTCCATGGCCATACGCAGCGTGGGCAGTGGTTCAGCTAGCCCAAGAAATTTTGAATAGTTACATTGTTTACTgattttttgttacaaaattcaccaaaagggTGCATGCAGGAAATCCTTCAACTTTACTCTAGGTTATGCAAAAGCATTTCCATGACATGCTcagtcgcttcgctccctcgctaTGGAGTTTATTGATTAAGACTTGCTGCCCCCCCCCGGTTAAAATTTCTGCTTACGGCAATGAACATTCCCATAATATTCCACTCACCGAAGGCATGAAGTAATcaagaatatcaaaattatttatcGAGAGAAGCGcctttattatatgatatacaATATATAACATGATAAtctataacaaataaaaaaacacttcGTTACAAGAAATGTTTCTCACCGTTTCTTAAATATAAAGCGCACATGATAAACTCAACTGATTTTATTGGAATTAAAACATCCATACTGAGTTTGAACCATGGCTTTGACCGGACTAACCtcattattcaataaaaaaatatgaagaacaattggaaatgaaaaaaaaagtttcaaagatTAGGTCTTTTCTTCTGATGTATATAACTATCAGTAATTCTCTTTGATATTTTGCTTGAATAAATTTTCATATACTATCTATACAAATGTTTGTCTACTCTTTTGCGAAACAATATACCGTGTGTATACTAGtacaaatacattttctttaGGCTTGACCTGTGAACGAAACAACCTGCACCCTGGGACACAGTgggaattatatttttttgtacaaaacaTGACGAGCTCCACAAAAACCTGTCACTCTGAACCttcattgacaatttgaggattACCTTGCAGGGAAATTATATTGAGacttttttgtcttcaaattttgaacaatttctcatgatttcGAACGGATTTTGATGGAACTGTATACttgtattgaattgattttctcTAATCTCCCTCATAAAAACCCCTTTGTACAGGATATCGTTCTTCTTTAACGAGTCTGGGgaaccttaaaggacaagttcacccaaacaaaatttttatttgaataaaaagagaaaaatccaagaagtataacactgaaaatttcatcaaaatcggatgtaaaataagaaagttatgacatataaagttttgcttaatttgacaaaacagttatatgcacatactggtcggtatgcaaatgaggcgactgatgacgtcatccacttactatgtcttttatattttattagatttatttatttccgttcaaacaAATGATATAATCCAAATAACAGTGtaaaaacatgttcaaaataatacatacagttctataacatttcataacaaatattgaagataaattatctgaacgggacttgccaagaaaagcagagCGTGTAAAAAAAGGCAAGTCCCTAAACTtagttacatgaaatattctaattttctcctcattgtcaagtgaaacaacgattaattcctccctgaacatgtggaattagcattgtttaatactatatgattcagtcaagttggctcTTATTGTCAAGtctgtaaaaaatgataatattgtataattcaaacaataaaaaaatagtgagtgatgcaCATGCATTTGTATGCCACagattgtgcatatcactgttttgtgaaaaataagcgaaactttcacaactttcttattttacatccgattttaatgaaattttcagcattatgctagttcgatttttctctattaaacatttttctgaggtggacttgaccttaaacgAGCTGAGAAATCATAACGTAGTGGTTTATTTACAGGCATTTAAATTTGTTGATACTATCAGCCAAAGGTGGTAAAATGCCTCAAGACTGGGAAAAAGACTCAGAGTGACACGACAAACTATAGGAGAGGAGGATGAGAAATAGAGCGAAAGAGGTAGAAAGAGGGACGCATATCGACACATTTATGAAACGTTTTTTTCTACTAACAGAACGATTCTATTATGAtcaatatagaaagaaacacCAAATAATGAGGCGGCTTTGTTTTTCATAAGCGATGTGTAATATAATAAACCGCAAGGCCGACGATACAATAGCGATCATAATACATTAAACAACACTATACACAGTACATACAGTATGGAAGtttaaattgatattgaattctatttacaaatttcatatCTTCTACAGATAAAAGATTCTAATATACATGGATTAacataaaagaataaatgaacaTACCGAAGAAATGCGGAATTGGGTACGCTCAGACAATTGGATATAAGAAGAGACATACTTCAACGGCGTTAAGGGAATTTGGGAACATTAATACATTTTGCGTCATGAATAATGCTTAAAATCGCATATACTTTGTAAAATGTCAAGTTCAATGGATTCGAAagtttaatttctcaaatgaatGAGTACATGTTATGCATGCTACCATAGGCGGCGAagcgggggggggacgtgtcccccctaaatttaggtgggggggacaGTCCCCATAATTtgtttttgataacctttttttctttttttttgcttgtcaattttttttcctgtggacccccccccctgaaacgtgtgtcgccccccaaaaatttaggttgatgactttttcttttttttcttgtcaaaaatttttggttagcaactcctaaaatttaggttgataaccatttttttttatttttgaaaaaaaaaattatataataaaatacaaaggaacaagtggggatatgacatcatcaagttGCTCATCGAATATTCGTGcttagaactgtttcaccggaataatgaaaatctttaaaatgccataattttgttattcctCGTCCAATTTTAAtcagattttcagtgttttgtttgtctaatatttttctgtttaaatcagttttcagcccggagcatccctttaacatgtttacgtCTAGTACATACGAAAAATATGTTTACcatgatataatataaatatatatacatgtacttgatagTTCTCATGGACGATGGGCATTAGTTTGCTGGTACTACTAAATTTGTCAAGGGAAACAGAGCTATATCCCATGGGCTCTCTCGAGTAGTACTTAAATAGTTCAAAGACAACAGTTATCTTCGGGGCACATTTACACAAACGAAATTAGGAGACGAAATTCCTGGATCCTAGTAACGACATCAGCATCGTCATGGATATGATGAAAAATACTAGTGATATAGCAAGATGGGAAAACGAACAAAGACAATTACATTTGTAGATCGAAATAGACAGGGGAAGTACGAAGGAGATCGGGAGAGCAGGAAGAAAAACATAGTGAGTAGTATAGGTACAGAGAAATAAAGAGGAACATTATAGTCACAAAATTTTACGGGAAGGTTAGAGGAACTACGACCTTTAGCAAACTAAAATAACCACAAGTTCCTATCGTATCGACGCTACTTCCAGGCATATTTGTTGAAAAGTATGCAGCAAAGTCATCCAATCCGATCCTCCCATTTCCCTGTGACTTTATCTTCTGCACATCTACCTTGCCAGTGGACACGCTGCTACTACCTACAGTACATAGGGTAATCATGCCATCGAGAAAGACATCACGAAGGAGTTGCCCTTCGGTGTTAGTAGTGAAGAAAGCTGGCGATTTGTTGATGTAAGCAACGCAGGGTTCCTGGTCACTGTAAATGTAGTGATGGTCATGACGATGATCAAAGATTATGTAAAGGAAtaagtttttttctttaacattCCCTTGGGCAGCCTCAACGCCTTTCAGATGCAACGTCGTTAGTCCATGCAGCCTGAAGATTTCAGCTTCTTTCTTAAGACGCGCCACGTCCTTATGAGTCATGTCTTTGAATATTCCACCATGTTTGATGTAGTGAATTAAGTAATGTACAGCATCAACAGGTCTCTCTATGATGTAGTTTCCCTGATGATCATTGGGGACTGTGAACTCACCGCTCATGATGGTGGCAAAGAGTGAATCCTTCTCTCTCAGCACGTCCTCCCGATGCAATGTGAATACCTGACCGTTGATTACAAAACCGACTGTTCTGACACGTCTTGCCCGAACCATTTTCTGAAGGTCGTCCAACCTAAAGGATCTGGCCTCCTGTTCAAGTAAATCGAATTCCTTGAACCCCTCTGGTAGCACGAGCTCCCCTGACTTCAGGAAGTTGAGAACGTGACGGAATACCTCACCATCTTGGTCGATGAGGTAATTTCCTAGGTCATCTTTGACAGGATGGTCACTTTGT encodes:
- the LOC121429169 gene encoding uncharacterized protein LOC121429169, with the translated sequence MWNGCQPRYPTRHEHHSMMNPIKDFKEYIGLNVGGKIYQTSRSTLLRYPNTFFDSLFEGSADHPKDEQGNLLLDRDGETFRHILNFLRYGRVVIPEEFDDFHLLEREADFLSLGELKMALTDMKRSRGDVGLNVGGKIYRASMRTLTSVPKSFFQEMLQSDHPVKDDLGNYLIDQDGEVFRHVLNFLKSGELVLPEGFKEFDLLEQEARSFRLDDLQKMVRARRVRTVGFVINGQVFTLHREDVLREKDSLFATIMSGEFTVPNDHQGNYIIERPVDAVHYLIHYIKHGGIFKDMTHKDVARLKKEAEIFRLHGLTTLHLKGVEAAQGNVKEKNLFLYIIFDHRHDHHYIYSDQEPCVAYINKSPAFFTTNTEGQLLRDVFLDGMITLCTVGSSSVSTGKVDVQKIKSQGNGRIGLDDFAAYFSTNMPGSSVDTIGTCGYFSLLKVVVPLTFP